Part of the Aquila chrysaetos chrysaetos chromosome Z, bAquChr1.4, whole genome shotgun sequence genome is shown below.
ACTGTTTAAACCTGAGAAGTGAAGGATGACACCAGTTACACCACTGTTACACTGACCAACAGGGAACATCAGTGATGATGTAATCATAACTTGTTAAAGGAACAGACTTCGTTTAGTCAAAACACTCTAGGCTATCCCTAAAAGGTTTAATTTGAACTTTTATTCAGCCAATGGTATCACACTTCCCTTAGATTCTCAGTTAAAGTCAGAAgattagatttttctttaataggaGAAAACAGCCACACCTGTTACTTGTTTTAATCCAAGAGCACACTGCATTCCAGCACTGACTGCTGTGGAAGCAGGGCAGAAGGAGCCAACTATAGCATGCGCAGCAAGGAAAGCACAAAGAACATAAGCCTTGCACAAGGGCAGCTCACACAGCAAATGTCAGCCTGCAatggggagaggaggcaggaaTCCTTATTTCCCTCTGGAACCTTAAGTTCAGTGCAACTTCAAggcctttctttcccttcatctCTATCATCTTTGATACAGATAGgaaaaacagtaacagcaaaaaacccaacacatctGATTTTGAGCTGCCAAGGTTCCCTCGGAATATGCTGTGTAGACTTTGAAGTTAAACAATTATATGATCTCCTCCTAAAAATCTCACTTCTCTTAAATTCTTTGATGACTATGGCTACACTGTCAAGTCCTCTTGAGCtccttcaaataattttttcttacatgttGGAGGAGAGGAAGACAGGGAACAGATGGATAGATGACAACACAGATTTTGATTCCAATGTTCAAAGACATTATGTGAAAACCCAACCCACACTTGCGTTCCCCATTATTACATTATTACACCTCCCAGTACAGTCCAGACAAAAACCAAGGCCTCACTGAAGTTTATAGCAGAACTCCCTTTAACTTAAATGCAACTAGAATTTCACTTCTCATCAATataatctgaaacaaaacacgACAGATTCACACAGCAATAGTAAGCCCAATAGCATCATGGTCCAAACACACTGTTTTTCAAGAGACTTAAACACCCTGAGTGCAGGGCAgtgggattttgtttgtttttcattcctgaAGAGCCTCAAAAAGACTTACTTCCCCAAACTCATAATAAGTGCCATCTTCCTTCTTCACATCATGTTCTTTTAACCACTCAATGGCTTCAGTATAGTTCATTCGTCGGAAAGGACGTTTAGGGGGCTTGAAGCCCTGCAAGTAAGGGCAGACATAAAGACAGTTGGAAGAGTACCATTTGTAACGAATACTTTTCTAGTTGATCAGCCAGTCCACCTCCAGACTTGAAGCATACACACTACTCTTTCCAGGTCATACATCAACAAATTATTacttaataaataaacaaacaaaatcaagcGCAGTACTGAAAAGCTATAACCAAACACAACCATCTTCCAAGCCCAGTGAAGCTCACAGAACAGATGCTGAAAAGTtggcaggagagagaagagaggaagtattttcaaagttgtttccttttctgtaggAATTAATCTCACATGTAGGTGTTTTAAACTGAGCCATTAGCAGAGGTTCCATGGGCAAGGCcacaaaagaacatttttgctTCCCTATGCACAGAACAGCTTCAGAGCCCAGCTTCAGAGCCCGCCTCTCTGAGGTGGGTTGTGCTTCTGCTATTTCCTACCTCCTGACCCCTGTCTCAGCCCAAATTTATAACTGAACCTCCCAGTGTTTATCAGGAAAACAGGTCAAAATAACAGGGATGACTGAGTTTGTATGTGGTCTAAGAGAAAAGCTAGTGATGGAGATAAAGTTCACAGTCTCTTAAAGCCATCTTCTTTGCAAAGGCAACAGAAGACAAGAGTCTCTAACACATGAAAATAGCTTTAGAGCTCCATGTTCCAGTGTGGAAAGTAGAACACCAGTTGTTTCATTGCTCCCTTGTGCTCAATCTGCAAGTACCAGCCGATCAATATTACGAGCTCTGGGATAGAGGGTTTTATTCCACTGGTACAGTACACATTGCAATAAATCCCAGCACATTGCTGGCTCCTGGAACTTGCTAGCAGGGAACTTCTTCCCCCACAGTCCCCTGCTTCTGGAAAAGTCATTACCAGCCTTGCAGTATTTTCATTCTTGCAATGTTATTTAATATTCTTATTAATATTAGTAAGCAAGCAGAGCTCACTGCCATGCCCTGTCTTCCTCAAATGAACATGCTGATCAGGAAAGGCTAAAGATCATATTTTCTTGGCTATTCATGACTGTTCCACATAGCTGCCTACCGGGTTTAGGTCATAGAGTAAGCCTGATGCAGGTGATTTCAAGACTCTGTCTACTACATCACAAACCAAGCTCTCCAAACGGTCCAACAAATCCTCGAAACTTATAAAAGGACATTCAGCTTCAATGTGAGTGTATCTGAAACACAAAGTCACACCAttacaaaaccacacacaagCAACAAATCtttagctatgaaaaaaaaatcaaccccaCAACCCAAACCCACACACTTTtgtcccctttttcctttctcccacttCTACActgtaaaggaaataaagccacaaaaaagggggcgggggggacggcAACAATATGAACTGCATTTTCTAAAAAGACAAAGCTTCCTCAAAATGTATCAACTCTGTTTTGCCTCAATCTTCCTTCACTAAATGTCAACATATTATGACCAGCTGGACATTCACCAAGACAAGGCATTACCCTCAAACACACTTTTGCTCAGTCCTTCCGCATTAGCATTATACTGTCTGCTCACTGTACATTATGTCATCCAACTGCCTGCTACTCCCCTGCTTTATAAATTCACTTATAAATAAACAGCAAAGAAGTATACTCTCTCCATACTCTGCCAGGTGTCTGCGGGTCCTGGATTGCTCAGCTCTGTATGACTGAGCAATACAGAAAACATCTCCTAACGCTGGAATACACGTCTCCAGATAGAGCTGGGATGATTGTGTTAAGTATGCCTCTTCACCAAAATAATCCAGTTTGAATAGGGTTGAGCCTCCTTCCACCTGTGTCTGGACTAAAGTTGGTGGTGTGACCTGTTAAAGAACAAGATTGTCATTACTTGAGTGAGGAATTAAGGACAAAGATGACAACACATAAGAGCAGTGATGCAAGGCACGCTTTTCCAGAACACCACCTACAAAGCTTTTGATTGCACACATACAAGTACTTCAGTCTGGTATCTTCCAGCACATTAAAAACAGGTATGCAGGCTGTTTGTGAACCACGTTGTAACACCTAGATGCCTCAGGAGTGTCTACACACCTTTGAGATCTATGTCTATGAAAGTGATCAAATAATAGTTTCCtaagaaacagcttttcttttgcccCTTTCAGGTCAATTAGGAAGTCTACAcagtttttccaggaaaaagaaagtcttgAAGTCAGGACATTACAGTAGTCACTTGCTGACAAGGGAAGAACATACTTACTTCATAATATCCATTGGCAAAGAAATGATCCCTGAAGGCCTGTACTACCATGGAGCGCACCTTGAAGATTTTGGACATATTCTCGCCTCGAATCATCATATGCCTGTTGTTAAGTTGCACATCAACCTCCGAATCCTCATTGAGTAGATTGTCAGCCCCTCCTGCTGGGGCCAGACCAATAAGCTCCCAGTAGTCACAGTTCAGCTCGTGGCCTCCTGGAGCCTGCCaatttgaagagaaacaaaaatttcagaagTCCATGTTTTGCCCCTTAGATGTCACCATCCAGCACTGTGGCAGAGATGTTAATCCAGTTTGAACAAAAGATGCTAAAATCCCAATTGCGGTATTTTCAAACTGACTGCTTTGTAACTCAGTTATACCACACTCGGAAGTGCCATTTGTAACCCACCTTGAGTCTGTCAGACTTAACGCGAATGGGATTGAGTACTCCAGTCAGATAAGTAGAAGCATCCAGATGCATTCAGTTTAAGTATATCACAGACAGCTGGGTTTATTCAGctggaagaacagaaagctAAGAAGGGGGGAAACTACTTACTACCTTCAAATATTTAACGGGTGGTTATAGAGAAGATGGAACCAGACTCTTTTTGGATGTGTTCAGCAAAAGGACAAATGtctcaagttgcagcaagggagatttcaATTGgctataaagaaaagaattcttcACAGGGTGGTGAAATGCTAGACCGTAGACCAAGCCAGACTGTagtctccattcttggagacGTTCAGAAACACATTTGGACAAGACCCTTGGCAATCTGACCTCACATTAGATCTTCTTCAAGAAGAGggtggaccagatgaccttcagaggttcctcccaaccaaaccaaaccattctgtggtAACTTACACTGTGTACTAGttttggttgggatagagttaattttcttcatagtaatTTGTATGGTGCTACAACACAACACACTGGCATGAATTACCTTCTTGTATGCCTTAAGAACactacatgcacacacagagcgAAAAGTCCTCTCATCtattagaagaaaatgcagaccCAAGACTGCAGTATGCCATTCAaggtattttgttctttatacTATTTGAGCCACATTCTCCTACTGGCAGACTtcaaaaaagttgaaaaaactTGCTTAGATCACAACAGAGGAAGAACTAGCTCACTATGGGTACTTTTGAGTTCGTCTGTCGGAGACATCTGAGCAATCTTTCTGCACTAGGGAGCATCTCACCACAATGTGAAAACAGCAAGTTTCATGCTGGCTAATCTCCCCTGTCCTATTTGCTGCCATACGGCAAGCAGAGGACCCCGCACCAGGGCTCAGCCCTGTCCAGCTGCCCAGGCTACAGAACAGACCTCTTCATTTCTGGTCTCACCAGCTCCCCCGTGTGGGTCACAGAAAGCTTCCGTCCCCTAAAAAcgtatttttttcattcacagtgttttcagggtataaatgcagattttcaaagTCTAATCAAGAGATTTTTACAAATCTGGTGGTTTTGTCCACTAAAAGCATTTCATCGTTGTGATGAGACATGAAAACATGAAGTGTTTTCAATGTCCGAAACATTATAAGCAGTAACATGCTATGAGTTACTTATGATTACCAAATTGCataaagttgtttaaaaaaaagtgaacccTGTTtggctgcatttatttttagaagtccCAGTAGTGTAAGCTACGAAGGAAAGGAAATCTTGCTAACTTCTGATTGGCAAACACCACAGGGAGTGGACTCACATTTAACTGAGCTTGGCTCTCTAACCTTAGGTCAATCTCTTGGGGATAGGACCTGAGTAGCAGGGACAACCAGAACAATTAAGTCTATccaaatttcatttgaaaaacgTGCCAGTAATGGCCAACAGTACATGGCTtacaagaaaactgaattatcTACAAAGTACCACAAAAGGTTAACACTTTGACCTTATTTTACACACTACAGGCAGCCACAGCGAGGGACTACTTAGCTCAAATACTGTCTAGTACATCTTGGAAACAGTTTGAAGCAATATAACACTCCAAAAtatgatcccccccccccccccccccccccccccggacatgtttcttctctctgttaTCTTACTAGAGTTAGTACACTTACTCAAGAGACCAGACAGGAGGATATAGATTGCCAATCCACACAAAAGAACAACTCTTATTGCAAGAGTTGATGACAATTTTGAATATAAATCTAAAGGAAGAGGTAAGCTTACAGACTAGCAAGATTAAACATACATCTGTCCTCTAAATCTCGACAttactgctttgctttctccttcagaaaaaaaaagtacattacTATAAGCAGCTATCAGGAGCTCATATCTTAAAAAGGACTACTTACAATTCGAATAGAACAAATGGTGGCCTGAGCTTGCTTGGTTTCTGCATCACAAGTTTTGCAACACACCTCCTAATAACCAAGACTAAAGTCTTACaataattttcagtaaatatcCTGATATAGGCCTGCATATCCTGATGAGTGCACTGAGCTGCTGTCACAGATAATGGTTCCTAAAAGCTTCTCTCCTGCCTTCAGTCTGAATCCTTTTCATGGGCCATCGTTCATGCATACCTGCTTAAAACAGCTTTAGCCCTAACTCCAGattcaaataattttccaaaCAGTAACAGTGTGTAGATCTAGACCGGAATGAGAGAGGCACAAGGCATAAGCATCATCATATTCTGAGACCTAAAATCACACCTGCCCAGTCATTAATCTGAGACCaccattataaataaaattttacaaaacaagttATAGTAAACTGCCTAGTTCATACACCTGCCAAGTGCTGGAGGACAAATACAGCACAGTGAAGAGCCTACAAACCCATCTCAGTAAAAGACGACAGCAAATCCCAAATTCTTAAcctcacaaaataaaaactgaataaacCTCTTGTTAGGGAAAATAAAGCTATGTCATTTATTTAGCATAATTTTCCACCATTATATTCTAGGTAATATCTATGGGACCTATCAGTAGAGTATTGCTTCAGGCAAAAGCAGAACAGTCACATAGTTCACCTGTCACACACTGAACTGTGgctgacagcagcagctttgggaGATTTGTTGTTCTCTTTAAACCAAAGTCCCACCAAAATCGTCTAATAATTATTTCCacctctgcttctccttccatCTGGAAAACGACAAACTGTTGAAGAGGAGAACCCAAATACACTAACTCCCATACCTGCTTGCCTTCAGGAACAAGGTTCAGCGTACCATACACTGCAACACTGCTCTCCGTAGAGAGAATTAGCCCGTTGTAACACTGACactacaaagagaaaaagagacaaaggCACAGttaaggttatttttttatttttagttttcctaCAACATCTATTGGAGTTACAGACAAGATTAACTCACAGTCACTTCTAAACAGTTCTTACATTGACAAAAAAACTGTAGTGGTAGGAGACACAATTTAACAGTAATACAACTTAATCAGTAGGTTTAGGAGAACTTCCAATCGtctatataaaagaaaaaacacatgaGGTATGAACACTTATTTAATGACAGAACAGAATGAAATCACCACAGCTTACCAGTTCATCTGAAAGGACACACTGAAGAAAACCTGTGCCATCTCTCAAAACAACGAACATCAAATTTTTTCCTagttaaaaagagaagaaaaaaagtcagagcaCCTCAGCTTTATTCACCAATCCATTCGAACAGACCCACTCCCAAGACATATTAATCACTGATGTGCAGATTATTACAGAAGGACTGTGATCCCATTCTTCCATTTTAACAAAGATGCTCCAGGTAAGCACTGAAGTATTAGCAGTTATAGAAGCCTGTCACAGAGCTGTATTTCGTATAACAAGTTAAAATAAGTTTCAGTAGACATCAAGAGCAAAGCCTGCTCCAACCTCAAGAGGGTTGGGATTGCACCGCCATGCCATGACCTCAGATGTCCCTCTGGTCCTGAGGGACTACAAGTCTGtttgcagaaatgctgtatGCACAGGCCCAAGGCACACCTAACATGGATAAAGTGATGTCACCCTGGTCACCCACCTCTCCACAGAAGcatataattacaaaaataatatgCTAGAAACAGTTGTTGATATCCAGATCCACAACCGCTTCATCAAGTCCTTCAGTGATAACTTGAACAAATACCTATGGAGTCAGAACCACCTCTGCCGTCCACTTCCATGCCCCAACCAAAGCCACCTTGCTAATCAGAATACCAATCATTTTGATAGCAAGTACTACTTACTAAACTTATCTTAAAAGACATTATGCTACTACATATAACTTTAAAGTTCTAATTTGCTGATTTCACTATGAGCAGATGCTAGTTAGCTCCTCAATTTGCAGGATtagtttaaaacacaaaacaagtcTTTTGAAGAGATTCTGCAGGAGTGACCTCCAAACTGAAAATCCCGTAAGATTTAAACTAAGAAATGTCTATATACTCATTCATCACGCAGAATTTTCAGTGTTGTAGTGACCACTGTGATAAACCAAAGAAGACATCTAACTGATGGTTGAAAATTTAAGAATAGGTGCTGTCTGATTCATTGTAAGTGTCCGAATTTTGAAGGCTACTGCATTTGTTCCATCTCTCTGCACAGGTTCAATAACTTCTAAATGCTTGTGGTTTACCTTGCCTCCGTAATCTGTGAATCCAGCCAAAAATCTTCACTCTCTGGCCTCTGTAAGCCTCCAGAGCATCAATCTTTACCTGTAAAGCAGGGAATAAAAGCAATCAAGTAGAGAAATGATTCACCATTCAGATGGTGTTTTCCACATAATTACTTAGAATACAAATGTATATGATGCCTCCCTCCCAAAATGgctcctcccagcagcacttTGAAGTGAAGTTCCATCCAGGGCACAAGCACAGCTGTCAATATGAAACAGCTGTTTAGTAAAGAAAGAGTATTTTAGCCAGGACAGGTAGTACATTGGGACAGCGTTTCCGACTTTATATTGAGTCCTTTCTATTCAGCAGGCTTACTTTACCATGCAGAAACTAAGGACTGTAATAGTTTTTAAGGAAGCTGACTTTGCATTTGACCAAAAGGAGAAGTGAAAACACGTAATAGCTCACACTTTAAGACTAGAGGACTCGGGTACTACTGGAAATCCAAGGCACATTAAATCACCAAAAGACTTGGAAAGGATGCCGCAGACACATTTTCTGGTGCTCTGAATGCACTCTGGATTAATTTCTAAAGACATTCAGTGGATGAGTTCAGTTAGCAGTCAAAGAAGCAGAGGACCTCGATCTGACATAGGCACACCTAGACACGTAGCTGAGGTACTGACACTGCTATAGTCAGAACAATTAACCCAGCAGTCACCTTCAAAATGGATCACGCCTCAGGCAATTAAGGACTGCTACAGTGCACCAGTCTAGAAGAGACTGTGatttcagcacagctgtgcCCAGCTGACCCTTTCTCAAAGAGCAGCCAGGGGAGTGCAGGGCTCCAATCAAAACCATCTTCTACACATATATGTAGAAACCTCTTCTACACAGGGTCTATCCAAAAACCCATCACAGAGCAGCACACATAATACCTGCTTACGAAGCTAAGGACTGCACCAAATCACCAAATCCAGCAGAACTCTACAAACAGCTAAATAAGAACTGCATTCCATGTCTCAATAACTTAAATTACATCCTCTAACCAGCATATTTCTTCACTCTCCACCACTACAATAATCAAggcaaatcaaagcaaaactaattatttttttccaacagaaataTGCTCTCTATCAGTAGAGAAACAGACACAGAGAAGCCTGATATGTGAGCTAAGAAGGATCAGGCACCCATCAAGTGTATGAGAAAGACCAAAGTCTATATACTAGAGGACACCGATAATCAAAAAAACAAAGTTACATTTATGGACAGTAACGAGACAGTGGCCTTCAACAGCTGCCAGAGCCACAAAGCA
Proteins encoded:
- the NARS1 gene encoding asparagine--tRNA ligase, cytoplasmic: MAAEVLGRTAALVLEELYVSEREGNDSTGDGTQKKPFKTVLKALMTAGKEPFPTIYVDSQKENERWAIISKSQMKNVKKLWHREQMKNEAKEKKEAEDLLRREKNLEEAKKVVIKNDPSLPEPKCVKIDALEAYRGQRVKIFGWIHRLRRQGKNLMFVVLRDGTGFLQCVLSDELCQCYNGLILSTESSVAVYGTLNLVPEGKQAPGGHELNCDYWELIGLAPAGGADNLLNEDSEVDVQLNNRHMMIRGENMSKIFKVRSMVVQAFRDHFFANGYYEVTPPTLVQTQVEGGSTLFKLDYFGEEAYLTQSSQLYLETCIPALGDVFCIAQSYRAEQSRTRRHLAEYTHIEAECPFISFEDLLDRLESLVCDVVDRVLKSPASGLLYDLNPGFKPPKRPFRRMNYTEAIEWLKEHDVKKEDGTYYEFGEDIPEAPERLMTDTINEPILLCRFPAEIKSFYMQRCHDDSRLTESVDVLMPNVGEIVGGSMRIWDSEELLEGYKREGIDPTPYYWYTDQRKYGTCPHGGYGLGLERFLTWILNRHHIRDVCLYPRFVQRCKP